Part of the Pedobacter sp. MC2016-14 genome is shown below.
ATACGCACTACATCCCCAATAAAATCATACTTGCAGGAACAAATTCTACACTTCCATTGTTAAAAGATAAGCAAAGCATTGAAACAAAAATCTATATTTGCCGAAATAAGGCCTGTCAGCTGCCAGTTGGTACTGTTGATGAAGCCATAAATAACTTGAACTAATAAAAACAATATAATGAGTATTAAACCCAATACAGTAGTATCATTAACGTATGAATTGCATACAACTAATGAAGAAGGACAACAAGTTTTTGTAGAAAAGGCCGATGAGCAAAATGCTTTGGTTTTTTTATATGGTACAGGAATGATGCTGCCAAAGTTTGAGGAGCATCTAGCAGGTTTAAATGTAGGTGATGAATATAGTTTTGAGTTAACTGCAGCAGATGGATACGGTGAACAAGATCCTGGTGCTTTTGCAGATTTACCTAAAGATATGTTTGCTGAAGTTGATCTTCCAGCTGTAGGAGATGTGATCCCTTTGCAAGATAACCAGGGAAACCACTTCAGAGCAGGTGTAACAGCCATTCATGAAGATACCGTTTCTGTAGATTTAAATCACCCGATGGCAGGTAAAAACCTGATTTTTGCTGGTACTATCCTTGCAGTTCGTGAAGCGACTGCTGATGAATTGAGCCATGGTCATGCACATGGTGCAGACGGACATTCAGGTCACTAAATAAATAACTTAATGCTGTTGAAGAACAGCAGATATAAAATAGGTTGCAATGATTAATTGCAGCCTATTTTTAGTTGTTCTCCAGAAATACTACCCCGGCATCTGTAATTGTTGCAGAAGGGTGGGCATCATCCGCATGGATAACAATATATCCCAATCTTTCCAATTCTTCATAAGATTCTTCCATTCCACCAAGGATCACAGAACTCACTTCCTGTTCAATTGAGCTGAGTAATGTTTTAATTTCTTCTCGTTCCATTGTTTTAGATTTATAGTATAACAAAAATGGGCAGGATATGTTTACCCTGCCCATTTATTCTTCACGCTAATTTAAATGCGCAATTATTTGTACATCTCTGCTCTCAAGGCAGCAACTTCATCACTGTTAATGTAGTCATCATACGTCATCATCTTATCAATGGTGCCTTTTGGCGTAATTTCAATAATGCGGGTGGCAACAGATTCAGTCAAGGCATGATCTCGGGAGGTAAACAAAATAGTTCCTCTAAAATCTTTCATACCGTTGTTTAGCGCTGTAATCGACTCCAGATCCAGGTGATTGGTTGGCTCATCAAAAAGCAATAAGTTGGCATGTTTAAGCATCATTTGAGAGAACATGCAACGCATTTTTTCCCCTCCGGATAGTACCTTCACATTTTTTAAAACCTCTTCTCCTGAGAACAACATCCTGCCCAGAAAACTTCTTACAAACTGCTCGTCCTGGTCTGTGCCCGAGTACTCACGCAGCCAGTCCACCAGGTTTTCATCCTTACCTTCAAAATATGGCTCATTATCGTTCGGAATGTCAGCAACGCTGATGGTAATTCCAAATTTATATTCACCTGTATAATCCTTATCTCTGCCAGTTAGTACATCATAAAAAGCAGCAGTTGCCAAACTGTTCTGAGAAAGGACAGCTATTTTGTCGCCTTTGTTCACCATAAAGTTAATGTTCTTGAACATCACTTCACCATTTACAGTTTTCGAAAGGTTCTCTACCTGTAAAATCTGGTCACCAGCTTCTCTACCCAGGTTATTGAATAAAATTGCAGGGTATTTGCGACTGGAAGCTTTAATTTCTGAAATGTCAATTTTATCTAAAGCCTTTTTACGGGAAGTAGCTTGTTTTGATTTAGAAGCATTGGCACTAAAGCGTTGGATAAATTCCTGAAGTTCCTTAACTTTTTCTTCCAGTTTTTTATTCTGGTCGCTGCGTTGTTTCAGCGCCAATTGACTAGATTCATACCAGAAGCTGTAGTTACCAGAATAGATGTTCATTTTACTGAAATCTATATCTACAATATGCGTACATACAGCATCAAGAAAGTGTCTGTCGTGAGATACCACAAGTACAATATTCTGATAGTCTGCCAGGAAATTCTCCAACCAGGCAATGGTTTCAATATCCAAGTCGTTGGTTGGCTCATCCAGTAATAAAATGTCCGGGTTACCAAAAAGTGCCTGAGCCAATAACACACGTACTTTTTGCTTACCATCTAATTCTTTCACCATTTTATAATGATGCTCTTCCTTGATACCAAGGTTGCTCAGCATGGTTGCTGCATTGCTTTCCATGTTCCACCCATCCATCTCTGCAAACCTGTTTTCCAGTTCTCCGGCACGCTCTCCATCTTTGTCAGAAAAATCTTCTTTCAAATAAATGGCATCTTTCTCTTTCATGATGTCATACAATTCCTTGTGGCCCATCATCACCGTTTCAATTACGCTAAAATCATCGAACTCGTGGTGGTTTTGTTTTAAAACGGCCATGCGTTCGCCAGGTGTAAAGGCTACACTTCCGGAAGTCTGGCTCACTTCGCCCGATAAAATTTTAAGAAAAGTAGATTTACCTGCGCCGTTAGCTCCAATTACCCCATAGCAATTGCCCTGGTTAAATTTTAAGTTTACATCTTCAAATAAAGTACGTTTTCCGTAACGCAGTGATAAATTAGAAACTGAAATCATATTGCTGAAAAATAAGCCGCAAAAGTACGCATAATTTATAAACTGAACCTTGAAGTCAAGCTGCCTTTTAAATTTTTGTATAATTTAGCTGTATATAAATAGTCTTAAAATGTCAAAAGAACAGTTAATTGCACAATTGTAAGAGCAGCCGCAATCGCAAATGGTTGCTATATTGAGAGCGTGTCGCTTTTTTGCAAGGGCCAAAATGGTTAAAAAGACATTGGATAAACACTTAGACGATCTCTAAATTCTATTTTTGTATCAATGGATTCACAAATCGAAATATTAAGCAACATCATAAAACGGAGAAGGAGCATTTTTCCCGTAAGTTATACTTCGCAGGAAATCCCTGTTGAAGTCATTGAAAAGATTCTTGAAAGCGCCAACTATGCGCCAACACATAAAATGACCCAACCCTGGAGGTTTATTGTCTATAGAAAAGAGGGGAAAACTAAACTGGGATTAGAATTGGCGCGGATTTATAAGGAAGCAACGGCACCAGAAAAGTTTCTTCAGAAAAAATACGACAGCATTGCGGAGAAATTTGATCAGTCCAGCTGTGTTTTAGCCATCAACGCTCAATTGCATCCTGAAAAATTACCCGCCTGGGAAGAGGTTGCCGCCCTGGCTTGTGCAGTACAAAATATGTCTTTAACTGCCGAGGCTTTAAATGTAGGTGCGTATTGGAGTTCTCCGGATACCATTAGTGAATTGGGTGCATTTATGGAACTGAAGGAAAATGAGCAGTGCTTTGGTTTATTTTATATGGGATATCATGAAGAAGAGGAAAGGACTGCAGTGCGAACACCAATGTCTGAAAAAGTGAAATGGGTAGAAGAATAAGGGTATGGAAAATTTAAAAGCAGGCGTTTATCAACTTTGTCTGGCCTTTATCCGGCAAAGGATTGAAACTGCAGAAACGGCATTGGCCCAGGCGCAGGAAGCCAGTAACGACGACACCAAAAGTAGTGCTGGAGATAAGTTTGAAACCACAAGGGAGATGATGCAGCAAGACATTAGCAGGAACAAAGGGTTATTGGCAGATGCAAAGCAAAATCTGCAATTATTGAATTCTCTGGAAGATGCGCCATTAGGTGTCTCAGTTAGAAACGGAAGCCTTGTTTATACCTCAGCTGGCATTTTTTATATCAGTATTCCCGCCGGGCAGTTGACTTATAAGGATCAGCAGGTCTTTGCCATTTCGGCTTCATCACCTATAGGGCAGTTGTTCTTCGGGAAAAAAGCTGGTGATTTGGTGAGTTTTAATAAAAAAGATTACACTATAAAAGAGGTGTTGTAAAAAATGCATTTAAACAAGAAAGCCATTCTGATCTTTTAGAATGGCTTTCTTGTTTAAACTTATAGTGGTATTAGAAACTGTTTCTAATGGCATTACTTAAAGTTTTTGGACTCCAGTATCCACTTGCAATAATCCTTCTTACTGTATATAACGGATAGTTTTGATCACGTTTATCAGCTAATGAGAAAGCCATTCTAAAGCCACGTTTCTTCAGTTCAGGAAAACCTTCAGCATTCCACAATCCAAAAGGATAAGCAAACTCTGTCATCTTTTTTCCTGTAATCTCCTCCAGTTTTTTTGTCGGCTTGTCCAATTGCTCTTCCCAATCTTTACCCTGGTATTTCTTAAAGTTTTTGTGATCGTAAGTGTGGCTTCCAATAACATTTCCTTCATCAGATAATTGTTTGATTTGTTCCTTGGTCATATAGTCTACAAATTTTCCTTTGCGGCCAATAGAAACCGTCATGATAAAATACATTGCCTTATAGCCGTACTTTTTAAGTGTAGGGGCAGCAATAGTAAACTGGTCCATGTCTGTATCATCAAAAGTCAGCATAATAGGTTTAGATGGCAGTGCTGCACCTGTGTTTAAATACGCATACAACTGATCAGGAGAGATGGTGTGGTAGCCACTATCCGACAGCATTTTGATCTGGTCTTTAAAATTTTGAATCTCTACAATATAGTCTTTACCTACTTTTCCATCTTTCGGTGTCCAGTTTCGCACCTGATGGTAGCATAAAATAGGAACTTGTTTGCGTGCCAGTATGGTTTTAGCATCTGCAACTTTAATTTTGCTTACATCAATGGATTGAGCCGTTTCTGCACTGTTTTCTGTAGCGTTAGTGGTACTATTTGTTGAGGTGCTGTCTTTGCTATCGGCGGCAGAAGTTTGAGATTTAGATTGGCAGCCGGCAGTTAAAATTAGCGCGGCCAGGGCAAGGTTTAATAAATGGTGTTTCATATTGTAGATTTGCTGCAAAACTATAGCTAATTTATTACACAGCAAAACAAGCAAGGATTTTATTTATTCGATAGTTTTGAACTTTCACAATTAGATGCTTATGAAACAATACTACGTTATTTTATTAGGTGCGGTCATGATGTGGACCACTGCTTTTTCGCAAGGCCAGGCAGAAAAGCCTGGAGCAGTTTCCCGCGCTAACTATCAGCTGGCTTCCCGGTTTTCGCCAAACAAACTAAAAAAGATGATTTATTCTACTACCGTAGATCCACATTGGCTTAAATTGAGTAACAGATTTTGGTATTTGTATGAAACACCTGCAGGTAAAGAATGGAAGATTGTTGATGTGACCACCCGTACTAAGAAACCGTTATTTAATACCGCTAAACTTGCTGCAGAGATTACAGTCATAGTTAGAGATCCGTTTGATGCACAGCATTTGCCAATTGATAACTTTAAATTTTCAAAAGATGAGAAGAGCGTTACATTTGAGATAAAAAGCACTGTAGATCAGCTAAAAAAGGATAGAAAAGACAAAAAGGCTGCAGATTCAATGGAAAAAAAGATCTATTGTTTCAATTACGACCTTGCAAATTCTAAACTAACAGAAGTGGCTAATTTTACCAAGCCAAAGCCAAAACCTGCCTGGGGTTCTGTAGCACCAGATTCTTCTGCAATAGTATTTAGCAGGAATTATAACCTGTACTGGATGGATAAATTAAATTACCAGAAGGCAGTAAAAAATGAAGATGACAGTACCATTGTAGAACACCAGCTAACAAAAGATGGCCTTAAGTTTTATGCTTATGGCAGTGATGGCGATGGGGAGAACAATGAAGAGAATATCAAAAACGATAAAAAAAGGAGAAATGCGTATGTGCTCTGGTCTCCAAATTCAAAATATTTTGTATTAAACAGGTCCGACTCCCGGAAGGTAAAAGACATGTGGGTTATCAATAGCATTGCTGCGGCAAGGCCAACCCTTGAGACTTATAAGTATCAGTTGCCTGGAGAAAAGGAATCTCCTGTTTATGAATTGTGGTTGTTTAACTTTGAGCTTAAAACCGGAAAAAAACTAAATGTGGCTGCTTTTAAAGATCAAACGTTATCAGCATGGTCTGCACCGGTACTAAACAAAGACCGCGATAATGAATTTAGGCCTTCAGTTTGGTTGGGTAACAATAGTAAAATTTATTTTTCACGTACCAGCCGCGATTTAAAAAGAATAGATGTTTGTACGGTAGACATCAGTTCTGGTAAAGTTGATCAGGTAATTGAAGAGCGTTTTAATACTTATGTGGAGGTTAATCGCCCTGGCCTGGTTAATGATGGAAAAGAGCTTATTCATTGGTCTGAGCGTGATGGATGGGGACATTTCTATTTGTTTGATGGCGCAGGAAAGCTGAAAAACCAAATTACAAAAGGCGCATTTCATTGTGAAAATATTGAGAAAATAGACGAAAAAAACAGGGTGCTTTATTTTACGGCCAATGGAAGGGAGGGTAAAGAAGATCCATACTACCTGCATCTTTACCGCATCAATTTTGACGGTTCCGGAATTAAATTGCTCAATGCAGGCGATTTTGACCATGGTGTAAGTCTTAATGACGAGGGACAGTATTTCGTTGATAACTTTTCCAGGGTAAATACGGTTCCAAAATCTGTACTTATAGACCATAACGGAACCAAGGTAATGGATTTGGAAACTACAGATCTTTCTCTGTTGATGGCTGCAGGCTATCAATTTCCTGAGCCTTTTAAGGTGAAAGCAGATGATGGTATCACAGATTTATATGGGGTAATGTATAAGCCCTTTGATTTTGATCCGGCCAAAAAATATCCCATTATTGAATATGTATACCCAGGCCCGCAAACAGAAGCGGTAAATAAATCTTTCAGCAGAAGTATGGACCGTACAGAGCGCCTCGCCCAGTTTGGATACATTGTAATTACTGTTGGAAACAGAGGGGGCAATCCTTCAAGATCTAAATGGTATCACACTTATGGTTATGGAAATTTGCGCGACTACGGTTTAGCAGATAAAAAAGCTGCGGTTGAACAGCTATCCTACAAGTACAATTACATAGACGCCAGTAAGGTAGGCATTACCGGCCACTCGGGCGGTGGATTTATGTCTACTGCCGCAATGCTGGTTTATCCGGATTTCTTTAAAGTGGCCGTGTCTAATGCAGGAAATCATGACAATAGTATTTACAATCGTTGGTGGAGCGAGAAACATCATGGGGTAAAGGAGATGGTGACGGCAAAAGGAGATACAACTTTTACCTATGCCATTGATAAAAATCCTGACTTAGCTAAAAATCTGAAAGGGCAGTTGATGATTATGACTGGTGATGTAGATAATAATGTAAATCCCGCAAATACCATTCGTTTAGCCAATGCTTTAATTAAAGCGGGTAAAAGATTTGAGTTTGTGATCTTGCCTGGACAGCGCCATGCTTTTGGCGACTATACGGAGTATGCTTTTTGGAAACTTGCTGATCATTTCAATAAATACCTCATGGGAGATTTCAGCAATGCAGGGCAGGTAGATATTCTGGAGATTGACCGGGAAATAGAGATGAACGGAAAATCCGGAAGATAAAAAAAGGGCGGCCTTCATGTCATGAAGGCCGCCCTTTTTTACGAGTATCTATTTTTAGAAATAGAACTGAACACCAATTTTTGGTGCAAAGAAGTCCGCGCCGATGTTAAAATCTTTGCTTCCGCTGATTTTGTCACCATTTGCATTTTCTAACTTATTGTCGTTATAGCTAATGCCTTGAACAGCAAACTCAATACCGAAACTTTTAGTTGGAAAGAAAGCAAAACCTGGAGATAAAGCAATACCTATAGTGTTGTTTTTGCCAGTCTTGGTCATGTTGTCACCATTAACATCGCCAACTTTATTATTGCCAAATGACATTGGTACTGACAACTGGCCAAAGAATTTAAACTGATCACTCACACCTTTGTAGGCACGTGCAAAAGGACTTACTACAAAAGCGCTGGTTTGAACAGATGCAACAGTTGTATAATCTTTTGCATATTGGTATCCAATTCCGGTACCCACAGCAATATTGTTAGCCACAAAATAACCTACACTAGGAACAATTTGAAAAGTTTTGTCTGCTTTATTTGCTCCATCTACTTTTTCTGATTGGTACTGAACGGTTCCACCAACAACAAAATTTCCTTTTTCAGTTTGTGCCTGAGTAGTAAATGCAATTGCAGAAACTGCAAGTAATGATAATACTAATTTTTTCATTTTTTTATGATTTAATTTAAATCTGGTCAATGCTCTTTTGGTTTTATTTTCTGACCATTGTTGTCATATAGTCAATGTCAGTGCCAAAGTGTATCTGGGTCAGCGTGCCAAAAAACACACTTTTTCTTAACTTGCTAATTGATAGTAAAATGAGTTTTTGAAAAAATCAGCTTATTATTTTGAGCTGACAATAGCATTAAATTCTTATTAAATTAACTTTTTGATAACACAGACACTTTGACTTTTTTTGCGAATTTGTCAGTATTGTGGATGCGTTTTTTGTCAGTACAGGTGTAAATTGCCGAAATCATCGAGGAGAAGATTTCTTTAACATAATTAAAAAAATATCCTTATTTTCATAAATCAATATATGTCTTTAGTTGTTATAACCTTATGAGATTATCAATAGAGCGAAAACCAGTAAAAGTATATCCAGATCCCAAACGCGTTATTGCCAGATTTTTCTTTAATGGAGAAGAGCGCGCCAAAGAGGTGATTAAAAAGGTATTGGAGTTGTCTGATCAGGAAGTTTTTAGTATCATATCTCCGCTTTTGCAGGAGTATTCTAAAAGACACCGAAATATCACCAAAATCCTTGCGCGCAACTGCAAGCGGATAAAGCCTTGTATGGATCAGATAGAGGTTGATTATGAATCCCTCGACAAATATCAAAGACTGCTGATAGGATCTTATTTTACACATGAATACTCAATTGAATCTGCTGCCTTTTTTAATCCCTCTATTGTGGATGATCCGGATCAGTCGGATTTGGTAGAAGGTGAAAAACGCGTTATTATAAGCTTTAGGGCAGTCGGTGAAGGTCATATTTCTTCAGTGGTTTTCCGTCGTGCACTAATAGACCGGTTCAATAACATTACGGTTATGCCTGCAGGTAATTATATTGATGAGGCAGAAATCATTAAGAATGCTGTATACAACAAGAAGCTTTTTTTAAAGAAAGCCATTGAATCTAATATTGATACCAGGATCGTAAATGAGGTAGGGGATAAGCTGCAGGATAAGTTTGATTATACTGTATTAAGGCGATTGATCCTTGATTCTAAGAACCTTCAGGAAGATGATATTATGAAACTGGAGTACGATAAGGTACTTTGGTTATCAGATACTTATCATGAAATCAGTTTTTCAAGAGATACCGATATTTCAGATCGTGTAATTTTCCCGATTTCGGAATTTGAAAGAAAAGGAATAGAGGATGCCAGGTTTGTAAAATTTGTAAAGGATGATGGTTCTATTATCTATTACGCAACCTATACTGCTTTTGACGGGGCTATGATTATGCCTAAGCTTTTACAAACTACAGATTTTTACGATTTTAAAATCAGTCCTTTGCATGGTACAGGTGCCCAGAACAAGAACCTGGCCTTGTTTCCCCGAAAAATTAAGGGTAGATATGCAATGATGTCCCGGATTGATGGCTGGAACAACTACCTGATGTATTCAGATAAGATTACCGTTTGGGATAAGCCCGTTAAATTACAGCAACCTCAGTTTTCATGGGAGTTTATACAAATTGGTAATTGTGGATCGCCTATCGAGACCAAAGATGGCTGGTTAATTATTACGCATGGGGTTGGTCCTATGCGCAGGTATTGCCTTGGTGCTAGCTTGCTGGATCTTGAAGATCCTTCAATAGAAATAGGTCGTTTAAGTGAGCCTTTGCTCATTCCAAATACAGATGAGCGTGAAGGCTATGTGCCCAACGTATTGTATTCATGCGGTTCAATCATTCATAACAATACCCTTATTATTCCTTATGGACTATCAGATTATTGTTCTTCATTTGCTACGGTAGACCTGCAATTGTTGCTGGATAAGCTTAAGAACTCCAATGCACCCATTCCTATTGTAAACGAATAGGCACTTAAAAGTTTAAAATTTTATGGTAGAGGGCTACATAGTCATCTGCCATTTTTTTTGCTGAAAATTTACCAATCGCCCAGTCAGAACAGTATTGTCTGTTGATATTGGGTAATTCCTTTACCGCTTCAACAGCCTCATGGGTATCCTGAACAAGGAAACCCGTTTTGCCAGATTGAATGAGCTCTGGCATTGAGCCTCTGTTAAACGCAATTACAGGCGTTCCGCAAATCATGGCCTCCGCAACGCTCAGGCCAAATGGCTCGTCAAAATTGATGGGATGTAACAACGCAGAAGCATTTGATAAGAGCTTGTTTCTCTCTTCCGGACCTGCAGAACCTGTAAAAACAATATTTTCATCCAGCTGCGGTTGTATTCGTTCTCTATAGTAGGCCTCATCTTGTATAATTCCTGCAATGATTAGTTTACGACCACATTGCCGGGCAATTTCAATGGCTTCCGCGGTGCCTTTATCAGGGTGGATTCTGCCAAAAAAAAGTAGGTAATCTGCGGGTGTATGGTTAAACTGAAACTCATCTGTCTCTATGCCATTGTACACTGTTGCCAGGTAGTTAAGGTTTGGATGTCGGTTGGCATCACTAATAGATACATAACTGCTGCTCTTATTGTATTTTTGATAAACAGGAATAATTTTTTCGGAAGAGAAGCCGTGGATGGTGGTAATTACGGGTGTTTTAATGAGAGCTGAAAAGCTTAAAGGCAAAAAATCAAAATGATTGTGTATGATATCAAACTGATTTGACTTTTCCATCAGGTTGCTGATGTGCAAACATTCTATCACCTTTGCATCCTGATTTCGGTTTTCTTCGTAACCACTTTCTATTACCGAGTCAAGTTTGGCCTTCGTTAACGAGTCGCCGGTTGCAAAAAGCGTTACCTCATGCCCCGCTTTTACCAATCTCTCTGTTAGGTTTGAAGCCATTTGCTCCCAGGGACCGTAGTGGCGCGGAGGGGTTCTCCACGCCACGGTAGACAATACAGCTATTTTTAAACTCATAAATGAATTAAATAGCTTCTTTTTGCATAGCTGTCAATTCGCTGCTTTGAATGTATTGATATTCCGATTCCAATGCCTGTAATACCATCAGGTGCGAAATCCAATAAGCCAATGTGCTTTCTGCACCCTGGTTGCGGTTTACGCCGTATTCTTGTAGCCCATCTCCACAGCCTTTGGTTTCATGATCGTATAATGGTACCCGTAGACTGTTTTCTCCTAAAAACCACTGATAGCTTAGGTTCATTTGTTTAATGTAAACCAGGTCCTTTGTAATCAGATAAGCTTTAAAGTACATCAGTACCATGGCCATAGTCTCTATCGCTTGCTGATCGTATAAGGCCATGTCTCCACCGTCGCGGTACAACCAGCCATCATTGCCTACAGGATTTAAGTAGCCATGTATCAATGTTTTTTGGGTAAGGAATTCCATGCTTTCTAATGCAATATCCAGTGCTTCCTTGTCCTGGCTCACCTCGTAGTAAGAGAATAATGCCAAAGGCAATATTCCGTTATCATAGGTCATTTTCTCTTCAAACCAATGCCATGAACCAATTTTATTGGTTTTATAAGCATCTTTTAATGGGATAACAAGCATGTCCATTTGCGCCCTGATGTGCTCATCATAAGGGTGTGCTTCCATATATTTAGAAAGCCCGATCATTGTGTTTCCAATTCCCCTCAAGTGTTTCAGGGCTCTAAAGTGTGGTACTGACTTAAGGAAAAGATCGGTGCCAAACTCACGGTAAGAATTGTTGGGCGCATTGCTAATGAGGTAACCTAATGACCAAATGGTGCGGCCAAATGAATCTTCTGAGCCTACTTCATCCAGGTAGTTCCGGTTAAAACTAAGGAAGTTGCGGAAATTACCGTTGTCTAGCTGCATATATTGAATATAGCTGAGGTAAATCGGTAAAAGATCCAGTGCAACCTTGCTTTTATTTTGCTGGTAAGCTAAAATTGCCAGTATTAAAGCTCTCGCATTGTCATCAAGGCAATAGCCTTCTTTAAGGTTGGGGATGCCGTATTTAGCATGCTGTACAATTCCGGTATCATCTGTTAGCCTTTGAATATGTGCCAGGCTAAATGCAGGCATCATATCCGGGTCTATAATCTGCTTTCCGGCTTTTTCCATCTCTATTAGGTATTTAGAAATGGCTTCTTCCAATACATCAATAAAAACCTGCCCGGTCATAGGCCAGCGTAAATGCAAACCATATTCATAGGCATTGGCTTTTAGTTCTTTTAATTTACCGTTGTCGTCCAGCAGTTCATTAATGTTTTCGGCCAGGGCATTAGCATCCCTAAAGTCAAATAAGCGGCCGCGGTTGTCTGCAAGTAGCTCCTGCGCATGCCAATAAGGGGTAGATACCACCGCTGCACCCGCACCAACCGCATAAGATAATGTGCCACTTGTAATTTGCGCTTCATTTAAATAGGGGGTAACGTAAACATCACAAGCTGTCAGGTAATCGAAAAGTTCTTCTTCCGAAACAAATTTATTGATAAAAGTGAGGTTTCTTTCTACATCAAGTTTTTGGGCCAGACGTTTTAAGCTGTCGCGGTATTCCTCTCCCGAATTCCGGATTACGCCGGGGTGTGTAGTACCCAGGATAACGTACATTACG
Proteins encoded:
- a CDS encoding outer membrane beta-barrel protein translates to MKKLVLSLLAVSAIAFTTQAQTEKGNFVVGGTVQYQSEKVDGANKADKTFQIVPSVGYFVANNIAVGTGIGYQYAKDYTTVASVQTSAFVVSPFARAYKGVSDQFKFFGQLSVPMSFGNNKVGDVNGDNMTKTGKNNTIGIALSPGFAFFPTKSFGIEFAVQGISYNDNKLENANGDKISGSKDFNIGADFFAPKIGVQFYF
- a CDS encoding polysaccharide deacetylase family protein codes for the protein MKHHLLNLALAALILTAGCQSKSQTSAADSKDSTSTNSTTNATENSAETAQSIDVSKIKVADAKTILARKQVPILCYHQVRNWTPKDGKVGKDYIVEIQNFKDQIKMLSDSGYHTISPDQLYAYLNTGAALPSKPIMLTFDDTDMDQFTIAAPTLKKYGYKAMYFIMTVSIGRKGKFVDYMTKEQIKQLSDEGNVIGSHTYDHKNFKKYQGKDWEEQLDKPTKKLEEITGKKMTEFAYPFGLWNAEGFPELKKRGFRMAFSLADKRDQNYPLYTVRRIIASGYWSPKTLSNAIRNSF
- a CDS encoding ABC-F family ATP-binding cassette domain-containing protein, which produces MISVSNLSLRYGKRTLFEDVNLKFNQGNCYGVIGANGAGKSTFLKILSGEVSQTSGSVAFTPGERMAVLKQNHHEFDDFSVIETVMMGHKELYDIMKEKDAIYLKEDFSDKDGERAGELENRFAEMDGWNMESNAATMLSNLGIKEEHHYKMVKELDGKQKVRVLLAQALFGNPDILLLDEPTNDLDIETIAWLENFLADYQNIVLVVSHDRHFLDAVCTHIVDIDFSKMNIYSGNYSFWYESSQLALKQRSDQNKKLEEKVKELQEFIQRFSANASKSKQATSRKKALDKIDISEIKASSRKYPAILFNNLGREAGDQILQVENLSKTVNGEVMFKNINFMVNKGDKIAVLSQNSLATAAFYDVLTGRDKDYTGEYKFGITISVADIPNDNEPYFEGKDENLVDWLREYSGTDQDEQFVRSFLGRMLFSGEEVLKNVKVLSGGEKMRCMFSQMMLKHANLLLFDEPTNHLDLESITALNNGMKDFRGTILFTSRDHALTESVATRIIEITPKGTIDKMMTYDDYINSDEVAALRAEMYK
- a CDS encoding peptidylprolyl isomerase, which encodes MSIKPNTVVSLTYELHTTNEEGQQVFVEKADEQNALVFLYGTGMMLPKFEEHLAGLNVGDEYSFELTAADGYGEQDPGAFADLPKDMFAEVDLPAVGDVIPLQDNQGNHFRAGVTAIHEDTVSVDLNHPMAGKNLIFAGTILAVREATADELSHGHAHGADGHSGH
- a CDS encoding DPP IV N-terminal domain-containing protein, translated to MKQYYVILLGAVMMWTTAFSQGQAEKPGAVSRANYQLASRFSPNKLKKMIYSTTVDPHWLKLSNRFWYLYETPAGKEWKIVDVTTRTKKPLFNTAKLAAEITVIVRDPFDAQHLPIDNFKFSKDEKSVTFEIKSTVDQLKKDRKDKKAADSMEKKIYCFNYDLANSKLTEVANFTKPKPKPAWGSVAPDSSAIVFSRNYNLYWMDKLNYQKAVKNEDDSTIVEHQLTKDGLKFYAYGSDGDGENNEENIKNDKKRRNAYVLWSPNSKYFVLNRSDSRKVKDMWVINSIAAARPTLETYKYQLPGEKESPVYELWLFNFELKTGKKLNVAAFKDQTLSAWSAPVLNKDRDNEFRPSVWLGNNSKIYFSRTSRDLKRIDVCTVDISSGKVDQVIEERFNTYVEVNRPGLVNDGKELIHWSERDGWGHFYLFDGAGKLKNQITKGAFHCENIEKIDEKNRVLYFTANGREGKEDPYYLHLYRINFDGSGIKLLNAGDFDHGVSLNDEGQYFVDNFSRVNTVPKSVLIDHNGTKVMDLETTDLSLLMAAGYQFPEPFKVKADDGITDLYGVMYKPFDFDPAKKYPIIEYVYPGPQTEAVNKSFSRSMDRTERLAQFGYIVITVGNRGGNPSRSKWYHTYGYGNLRDYGLADKKAAVEQLSYKYNYIDASKVGITGHSGGGFMSTAAMLVYPDFFKVAVSNAGNHDNSIYNRWWSEKHHGVKEMVTAKGDTTFTYAIDKNPDLAKNLKGQLMIMTGDVDNNVNPANTIRLANALIKAGKRFEFVILPGQRHAFGDYTEYAFWKLADHFNKYLMGDFSNAGQVDILEIDREIEMNGKSGR
- a CDS encoding nitroreductase, with amino-acid sequence MDSQIEILSNIIKRRRSIFPVSYTSQEIPVEVIEKILESANYAPTHKMTQPWRFIVYRKEGKTKLGLELARIYKEATAPEKFLQKKYDSIAEKFDQSSCVLAINAQLHPEKLPAWEEVAALACAVQNMSLTAEALNVGAYWSSPDTISELGAFMELKENEQCFGLFYMGYHEEEERTAVRTPMSEKVKWVEE
- a CDS encoding glycoside hydrolase family 130 protein, with product MRLSIERKPVKVYPDPKRVIARFFFNGEERAKEVIKKVLELSDQEVFSIISPLLQEYSKRHRNITKILARNCKRIKPCMDQIEVDYESLDKYQRLLIGSYFTHEYSIESAAFFNPSIVDDPDQSDLVEGEKRVIISFRAVGEGHISSVVFRRALIDRFNNITVMPAGNYIDEAEIIKNAVYNKKLFLKKAIESNIDTRIVNEVGDKLQDKFDYTVLRRLILDSKNLQEDDIMKLEYDKVLWLSDTYHEISFSRDTDISDRVIFPISEFERKGIEDARFVKFVKDDGSIIYYATYTAFDGAMIMPKLLQTTDFYDFKISPLHGTGAQNKNLALFPRKIKGRYAMMSRIDGWNNYLMYSDKITVWDKPVKLQQPQFSWEFIQIGNCGSPIETKDGWLIITHGVGPMRRYCLGASLLDLEDPSIEIGRLSEPLLIPNTDEREGYVPNVLYSCGSIIHNNTLIIPYGLSDYCSSFATVDLQLLLDKLKNSNAPIPIVNE
- a CDS encoding GreA/GreB family elongation factor, whose translation is MENLKAGVYQLCLAFIRQRIETAETALAQAQEASNDDTKSSAGDKFETTREMMQQDISRNKGLLADAKQNLQLLNSLEDAPLGVSVRNGSLVYTSAGIFYISIPAGQLTYKDQQVFAISASSPIGQLFFGKKAGDLVSFNKKDYTIKEVL